A genomic stretch from Pochonia chlamydosporia 170 chromosome 4, whole genome shotgun sequence includes:
- a CDS encoding alpha-1,6-mannosyltransferase subunit (similar to Talaromyces marneffei ATCC 18224 XP_002149693.1) has protein sequence MDLAQILHHAPKRRRLHEESGEQTREDGSQHMLSGYQAAYEPHMTSVHQFNPTAVSHSLSTTQGLDVRAAGNSTIISHQTNNWDAYNLQSQNTPFTRTQDSCYRPDIAGQWPSLGPFATSVANPWSANYHMSSTALGVPIPLEPADGQIPMIASAFCQQNPVAEAQGSVSLQRCHDPSFGDTLPPFRLYDRLTAQDNNSPTGNSSVQTASDEGMSETVCFGMVPSIRARCHRKGSTSTIPSPFAVRLDSSIHFFAKDHPDISGQVLSEHGQMIQGLLDEQTLDLYIACTIDYSQIVDTQKSPRSSSPISCFLEITLYGPIELFDEIGTWFEQYQVYLQDPRDCHLAVRYYNPHRLSSDDIRSCLLVSEFMAQGRKALQLESITERHDLLDMLSSHDDLEEARQPSVVKRELRRHQKQALTFMLRRERGWAFDNQEPDVWEMVDTEQGRFFLNRISNAHQSVEPPPCYGGIVADPMGLGKTLTMIALAATDIDSYNAHIDTNEEEQLSIPATLIIVPPPLIGTWEEQLSESVLTSPLSGVCLQEYRHVVEGGMTCRRHHRETRLSSISELDGLNIVLTTYHTVSAEWSFGKGVGSSILFSIRWRRVILDEAHFIRNGNSRMSQAICALESRARWAVTGTPIQNRLGDLATLFKFIRAHPYTDRRCFDADISRLWKSGEYQEAVKRLKRLSACLLLRRPKGTVSLPPRQDMQCPVDFSQEERTLYNKLRQQAIISIDEAMQKDLEASRVGMYVNVLQQIESLRLVCNLGLHYHKRHDKISRVSQEVDNWMGMAQRAFNVQRDMGHLVCLQCSSTLELTEALLEDSAVPHQSCLFFSCLRFVCTDCTQKAVQTVACGHNPRCSTAHVSTSGSALESSLPEIQPQVTKVSISLPSKVEALITDIKTLPQNEKCIIFSTWRLTLDIVEVALQQSSIKNIRFDGKVPQKERHSIVDRFKTDPSIRVMLLTLSCGAAGLTLTVATRAYLMEPHWNPTLEEQALARIHRIGQTKEVTTVRFYVRDSFEQQVMEVQESKKYLAGLLLSPHDDGQVDENLGSLRVSDHPLYLLTFAYQVSEIAFSGSVNC, from the exons ATGGACCTGGCTCAAATACTGCATCATGCACCGAAACGGCGACGATTGCACGAAGAAAGCGGAGAACAAACTCGAGAGGATGGCAGCCAACATATGCTCTCCGGATATCAGGCAGCCTATGAGCCTCATATGACATCAGTGCATCAATTCAATCCTACGGCGGTCTCCCATAGCCTTTCAACTACACAGGGTCTAGATGTCAGGGCTGCTGGAAACTCAACAATAATATCCCACCAAACTAACAATTGGGATGCTTACAATTTGCAGTCACAGAACACACCGTTTACTCGAACTCAGGATTCTTGTTACCGACCCGATATTGCGGGCCAGTGGCCTTCCTTGGGACCATTCGCCACTTCCGTGGCAAACCCATGGTCTGCGAACTATCATATGTCATCTACGGCTCTAGGAGTTCCAATTCCTCTTGAGCCGGCTGACGGCCAGATTCCAATGATTGCTTCAGCATTTTGTCAGCAAAACCCCGTTGctgaagctcaaggctctGTTAGCCTCCAGCGATGTCACGACCCAAGCTTCGGAGATACCTTGCCGCCGTTCAGATTGTACGATAGATTGACGGCCCAGGACAACAATTCACCCACTGGAAATTCATCAGTCCAGACGGCTTCCGATGAAGGAATGTCCGAGACTGTGTGCTTTGGCATG GTTCCATCCATCCGTGCTAGATGCCACCGAAAAGGGTCAACGAGTACTATACCGTCACCGTTTGCAGTTCGATTAGACTCTTCAATTCATTTTTTTGCTAAAGATCACCCAGATATCTCTGGCCAGGTTTTATCAGAGCATGGGCAAATGATTCAAGGGCTTCTCGATGAACAAACTCTCGACCTCTACATTGCATGCACCATCGACTATTCCCAGATCGTTGACACCCAAAAGTCACCACGAAGCTCCTCACCGATCTCATGCTTCTTGGAGATTACCTTATATGGACCTATAGAGCTTTTCGACGAAATCGGGACGTGGTTTGAGCAATACCAAGTATACCTACAAGATCCTCGAGATTGCCACCTTGCAGTCAGATACTACAACCCCCATCGGCTTTCGTCAGATGATATTCGCTCTTGCCTTTTAGTTTCTGAATTCATGGCTCAGGGCCGTAAAGCTCTTCAGCTCGAAAGCATAACCGAACGGCATGACTTACTGGATATGTTGAGCAGCCACGATGATTTGGAAGAAGCTCGACAACCTAGTGTTGTAAAACGGGAACTCAGGAG ACATCAGAAACAGGCTCTCACCTTCATGCTGCGCCGAGAACGGGGCTGGGCTTTTGATAATCAAGAGCCAGACGTTTGGGAGATGGTGGACACGGAGCAAGGAAGATT TTTCTTGAACCGAATCTCCAATGCCCACCAATCCGTAGAACCTCCGCCATGCTACGGGGGTATTGTAGCAGACCCGATGGGACTTGGGAAGACCCTGACTATGATAGCGCTGGCAGCAACAGACATAGACAGCTACAATGCCCACATAGATACGAACGAAGAGGAGCAGTTGAGCATTCCGGCTACTCTTATAATCGTGCCCCCTCCAC TCATTGGAACATGGGAAGAGCAATTATCCGAGTCTGTACTCACATCTCCTTTATCAGGTGTATGCTTACAAGAGTACAGGCACGTCGTTGAAGGTGGTATGACATGCCGTCGGCACCACCGAGAAACTCGATTGAGTTCCATCAGTGAGCTTGATGGTCTAAACATTGTCCTGACAACATATCATACGGTTTCTGCAGAATGGAGCTTTGGAAAGGGTGTGGGAAGCTCAATTTTATTCTCCATCCGCTGGAGAAGAGTTATCCTTGATGAAG CGCATTTCATCCGAAACGGTAATTCGAGGATGTCTCAGGCTATATGCGCACTTGAGTCCAGGGCTCGGTGGGCTGTTACTGGCACCCCCATCCAGAATCGTCTCGGTGACCTTGCGACCCTCTTCAAGTTCATTCGAGCCCATCCTTATACCGATCGAAGATGCTTCGACGCTGACATCTCTCGCCTCTGGAAGTCCGGTGAGTATCAAGAAGCCGTTAAGAGGCTGAAGCGACTCTCAGCGTGCCTTCTGCTCAGGCGACCCAAAGGAACGGTCAGCCTCCCTCCTCGGCAGGACATGCAATGCCCTGTCGACTTCAGCCAGGAAGAACGAACATTGTACAACAAGCTACGGCAACAAGCTATCATTAGTATCGATGAGGCTATGCAAAAGGACCTTGAAGCCTCGAGGGTGGGCATGTACGTCAACGTCTTGCAGCAAATCGAGTCACTACGGCTGGTTTGTAACCTGGGATTGCACTACCACAAGAGACACGACAAGATATCACGAGTGTCACAGGAAGTTGACAATTGGATGGGCATGGCACAAAGGGCCTTCAATGTGCAGCGCGATATGGGGCATTTGGTTTGTTTGCAATGCTCGTCGACGCTGGAACTCACGGAGGCACTGTTAGAGGACTCAGCTGTCCCACACCAGAGTTGTCTGTTTTTCAGCTGCCTGAGGTTTGTATGTACCGACTGCACGCAAAAGGCAGTCCAAACTGTGGCATGTGGTCACAACCCTCGTTGTTCCACGGCACATGTCTCCACAAGCGGGAGCGCTCTTGAATCAAGTTTACCTGAAATTCAACCGCAGGTGACAAAAGTATCCATCAGTCTGCCGTCTAAGGTAGAAGCTCTTATCACAGATATCAAAACGCTGCCACAGAACGAGAAATG CATCATATTTTCAACCTGGAGACTAACGCTCGACATTGTCGAAGTTGCTCTACAACAGTCCTCCATTAAAAACATTCGGTTTGATGGTAAGGTGCCTCAGAAGGAAAGACACAGTATCGTGGACAGGTTTAAGACCGATCCATCAATTCGCGTTATGCTCTTAACGCTATCTTGTGGAGCAGCTGG TCTCACCTTGACGGTAGCAACAAGAGCCTACCTGATGGAGCCACATTG GAATCCAACTCTCGAAGAGCAAGCCCTCGCGCGAATCCACCGCATCGGTCAGACGAAAGAGGTGACTACTGTGCGATTCTACGTGCGTGACTCATTCGAGCAG CAAGTCATGGAGGTACAGGAGTCGAAGAAATATCTCGCAGGCTTATTACTCTCGCCTCACGATGATGGACAGGTGGATGAAAACCTGGGAAGTCTGCGAGTTAGTGACCATCCACTCTACCTACTTACGTTTGCTTATCAAGTCTCAGAAATTGCTTTCTCTGGTTCAGTGAATTGCTAG